From one Bradyrhizobium sp. Ash2021 genomic stretch:
- a CDS encoding alpha/beta hydrolase has product MVGAKPKFQIRDRANRVTSPGARSHVRPPRWRWVAIASVFVPLSLVLVQCGKAPSAGLLAANTPASSGDSFVDRFPTPQFNDRFPTASESLVQRQVALAPPQRTVRTEPVRVASLTPTITLPKPSEREELTTLVSMKSSAFPYFGNNPRSEAPFLNISKGDRRGHRAYNGRVYWQDETYNDNRVLVHVPETFDVRKPGVIVVFFHGNGATLERDVRDRQMVPQQISDSGVNAVLLAPQFAVDAPDSSAGKFWQPGGFKRFMDESAGQLARLTGDPASAKAFASMPIVIVGYSGGFLPTAWSLEVGGVTGRVRGVFLLDAVYGELDKFASWIENNRSGFFVSSYTRYTKRHDRELMEMLRNKGITVTENMDAPLRPGSVVFVQTRDGVTHRDYVTQAWTENPVKEVLVKMAPALTRIASAPSPAGQ; this is encoded by the coding sequence ATGGTCGGGGCAAAACCGAAATTCCAAATACGTGACCGCGCGAACCGGGTGACATCACCGGGCGCGCGGTCGCATGTCCGGCCCCCGCGATGGCGCTGGGTCGCGATTGCCTCTGTCTTTGTCCCGCTATCGCTCGTCCTGGTTCAATGCGGCAAGGCGCCCAGCGCCGGCCTCTTGGCCGCCAACACGCCGGCTTCGTCGGGCGATAGCTTCGTCGACCGCTTCCCGACGCCGCAGTTCAATGATCGCTTCCCGACCGCCAGCGAAAGCCTGGTGCAGCGGCAAGTCGCCCTCGCCCCGCCGCAGCGCACGGTACGAACCGAACCGGTCAGGGTTGCGTCGCTGACGCCGACGATCACTCTTCCAAAGCCGTCCGAACGTGAGGAGCTGACCACGCTGGTCAGCATGAAGTCCTCCGCATTCCCCTATTTCGGCAACAATCCGCGCTCCGAGGCGCCGTTCCTCAACATCAGCAAGGGCGATCGCCGCGGCCACCGCGCCTATAATGGCCGGGTCTACTGGCAGGACGAGACCTACAACGATAACCGCGTGCTGGTGCACGTCCCCGAGACGTTCGACGTCCGCAAGCCCGGCGTGATCGTGGTGTTCTTCCACGGCAATGGCGCGACGCTGGAGCGTGACGTGCGCGACCGGCAAATGGTGCCGCAGCAGATCTCGGACTCCGGCGTCAATGCCGTGCTGCTGGCGCCCCAGTTCGCAGTCGATGCCCCCGATTCCAGCGCCGGCAAGTTCTGGCAGCCGGGCGGCTTCAAACGCTTCATGGATGAATCCGCCGGCCAACTCGCCCGCCTCACCGGCGATCCCGCCTCGGCCAAGGCGTTCGCCAGCATGCCGATCGTCATCGTCGGCTATAGCGGCGGGTTCCTGCCGACCGCCTGGAGCCTCGAAGTCGGCGGCGTCACGGGCCGCGTCCGCGGCGTGTTCCTGCTCGATGCCGTCTACGGCGAATTGGACAAGTTCGCTTCCTGGATCGAGAACAACCGGTCCGGTTTCTTCGTCAGTTCCTACACCCGTTACACCAAGCGGCATGACCGCGAATTGATGGAGATGCTGCGCAACAAGGGCATCACCGTCACCGAAAACATGGATGCCCCGTTGCGGCCGGGCAGCGTCGTGTTCGTGCAGACGCGCGATGGCGTCACCCATCGCGATTACGTCACCCAGGCCTGGACCGAGAACCCGGTCAAGGAAGTGCTGGTCAAGATGGCGCCGGCACTGACCAGAATCGCAAGCGCGCCCTCGCCTGCGGGCCAATAG
- a CDS encoding GrlR family regulatory protein produces MQEGLYKVEFHTVHGTGSGVIYAVNGKLRGGNSAFAFIGNYADKSDGIHVKISTQRHNPDPAFKPLFGTDMITLTLKGTANGDMVDFEGTALQLPGVTFKAVLTRISD; encoded by the coding sequence TTGCAGGAAGGCTTATACAAGGTTGAATTTCATACTGTTCATGGGACCGGCAGCGGCGTGATTTATGCCGTCAACGGCAAGCTTCGGGGTGGCAATTCTGCGTTCGCCTTCATCGGCAATTACGCCGACAAGAGCGACGGCATTCACGTCAAGATATCGACGCAACGCCACAATCCCGATCCTGCATTCAAGCCGCTGTTCGGAACCGACATGATCACGCTGACGCTGAAGGGAACCGCCAATGGCGACATGGTCGACTTCGAAGGCACCGCGCTGCAATTGCCCGGCGTCACCTTCAAGGCGGTGCTGACGCGGATTTCGGATTAG
- a CDS encoding MFS transporter, with the protein MKKPPDFFARRFAPTALMLGNIVTGCSVLAPAGMLVELSGDLDVSIRTAGLLITFGAIMLCVGSPVTAWLTSRIERRSLLTATLAVLALTNAASAFAPDYTSLLIIRLIMLAVGALYTPQAAGTAALIVPVERRGSTIAYIFFLGWSLAAAIGLPLITLVASRYGWRTVYGGIGVMGCVSFLLLIWRLPRGLVGAPVDLETWTDVGRNRMIMLLLSITTLQMSGQFVVFTFMGPLLAKLTGAGPDAIGLVFACYGIFGFIGIAIATRIVDSWGAWKTSVLFTVLMLLGVTGWALSAGIYPLMAASVAIWGLGFASTNSMQQVRLVGAAPSLASASVSLNTSVLYVGQAVGSAVGGLLYARDLLHAAGYVAAVFVALALTMVILTRPKRV; encoded by the coding sequence ATGAAGAAACCGCCCGATTTTTTCGCCCGCCGCTTCGCTCCCACCGCTTTGATGCTTGGAAATATCGTCACCGGCTGCTCCGTGCTGGCGCCGGCGGGCATGCTCGTCGAGTTGTCCGGCGATCTAGACGTCAGCATCCGCACCGCGGGTCTGCTTATCACCTTTGGCGCGATCATGCTGTGCGTCGGCTCGCCGGTGACGGCGTGGCTGACCAGCCGGATCGAGCGCCGCAGCCTGCTGACGGCGACGCTTGCGGTGCTCGCGCTCACCAATGCGGCTTCCGCTTTCGCACCCGACTACACGAGCCTGCTGATCATCCGTTTGATCATGCTGGCGGTCGGCGCGCTCTATACGCCGCAGGCGGCCGGGACCGCGGCCCTGATCGTGCCGGTGGAAAGGCGCGGCAGCACCATCGCCTACATCTTTTTTCTCGGCTGGTCGCTGGCAGCCGCGATCGGTCTGCCGCTGATTACGTTGGTCGCCAGCCGCTACGGCTGGCGCACCGTCTATGGCGGCATTGGCGTGATGGGCTGCGTGAGTTTCCTGCTGCTGATCTGGCGTTTGCCGCGCGGTCTGGTCGGCGCACCCGTCGATCTCGAGACCTGGACCGATGTCGGGCGCAACCGGATGATCATGCTCTTGCTGTCGATCACGACGCTGCAGATGTCCGGCCAGTTCGTGGTGTTCACCTTCATGGGACCGCTGCTGGCGAAGCTGACGGGGGCGGGGCCCGACGCCATCGGGCTGGTGTTTGCCTGCTACGGAATCTTCGGCTTCATCGGCATTGCGATCGCAACCCGCATCGTCGATTCCTGGGGAGCCTGGAAGACCTCGGTGCTGTTCACGGTGCTGATGCTGCTGGGCGTGACCGGTTGGGCGCTCAGCGCCGGCATTTATCCGCTGATGGCAGCATCGGTGGCGATCTGGGGGCTGGGCTTTGCGTCCACCAATTCGATGCAGCAGGTGCGGCTGGTCGGCGCCGCGCCCTCACTCGCGTCCGCTTCGGTGTCGCTCAATACGTCGGTGCTCTATGTCGGACAGGCCGTCGGTTCCGCGGTCGGCGGTTTGCTGTACGCACGCGATCTTCTGCATGCCGCGGGTTATGTCGCGGCGGTCTTTGTTGCACTGGCGCTGACGATGGTGATCCTGACCAGGCCGAAACGGGTCTAA
- a CDS encoding S8 family serine peptidase, with the protein MPQKKQTLRRYIIMSSEGYLGASLTADNFKPSANMVAVAPRPEAVTAPQMRVLDSLHENGPKLVEMPPEGELSLRLSVPGLKIVPEVFYHRQWERFKIHQRPSKPAAKKAKKAVKKAGGRAMKVAKAAVASASFTVSVTDASSGAAIKGAQIVAFTDFASRQGASAMTGANGSAILNGLSPSRKLERVYVYAPAGSWGYFTTGTTGAQISKIKLAKIVVTDPSLLLTQLYGSLPANAGDGVTVGIVDSGVDGTHPDLKNVSGGLNCVGDETRGNPAAAQNWRPALSEGEHGTHVAGIVGGKGSTSGFRGVAPGVTLRSYRVFPDAGGGASNFDIAKAIDTAVADKCDIINMSLGGGPKDDLTLLAIDRALNAGVVVVVAAGNDNRKPVSFPAAFPECVAVSAMGRVGSFPKNAIGTGSIAPPKGNPSIKDFIADFSNFGSEIDTTGPGVEIVSTLPGTGHGSMSGTSMASPAVAGFAAYLLAKDPTLKQKVGAARSRALKDVLYAACKPENFGRDYEGFGLPTP; encoded by the coding sequence ATGCCACAGAAAAAGCAAACTCTCCGCCGCTACATTATTATGAGCAGTGAAGGCTATTTGGGCGCGTCACTCACCGCCGACAACTTCAAACCGAGCGCAAACATGGTCGCGGTTGCCCCCCGACCGGAGGCCGTGACGGCTCCGCAGATGCGGGTGCTCGACTCGCTGCACGAAAACGGGCCGAAGCTCGTTGAAATGCCGCCGGAAGGCGAACTAAGTCTGCGTCTTAGCGTCCCCGGACTGAAAATCGTGCCCGAGGTATTTTACCATCGCCAGTGGGAACGTTTCAAAATCCACCAGCGCCCCTCAAAGCCCGCGGCCAAGAAGGCCAAGAAGGCCGTGAAAAAGGCCGGTGGCCGCGCGATGAAGGTAGCGAAAGCGGCCGTTGCCTCTGCGAGTTTTACCGTCTCGGTGACCGACGCTTCCAGCGGCGCCGCGATAAAAGGCGCTCAGATCGTTGCGTTCACGGATTTCGCGTCGCGCCAGGGCGCGAGTGCTATGACGGGCGCAAACGGAAGCGCAATCCTGAACGGCCTCTCGCCAAGCCGAAAACTCGAACGCGTTTATGTTTACGCGCCGGCAGGCTCGTGGGGGTATTTCACGACCGGCACCACAGGCGCGCAGATATCGAAAATCAAGCTGGCGAAAATTGTCGTCACCGATCCCTCGCTGCTGCTGACCCAACTTTACGGTTCATTGCCTGCGAATGCCGGTGATGGCGTCACCGTCGGGATTGTCGATAGCGGTGTCGATGGTACGCATCCCGACCTGAAGAATGTGTCGGGCGGGCTCAATTGCGTCGGTGACGAAACCCGCGGCAATCCCGCGGCGGCCCAGAATTGGCGGCCTGCGCTGAGCGAAGGCGAGCACGGTACTCATGTTGCAGGCATCGTCGGCGGCAAAGGATCGACGAGCGGTTTCCGCGGGGTAGCGCCTGGCGTCACCTTGCGAAGTTACCGTGTATTCCCAGATGCCGGTGGCGGCGCAAGTAATTTCGACATCGCCAAGGCGATCGATACGGCCGTTGCAGACAAATGCGACATCATCAATATGAGCCTCGGCGGCGGTCCGAAGGACGACCTTACACTTTTGGCGATTGACCGCGCGCTCAACGCCGGTGTCGTCGTCGTCGTGGCGGCCGGGAACGACAACCGAAAGCCTGTGTCCTTCCCCGCGGCGTTTCCGGAATGCGTTGCGGTATCCGCCATGGGGCGGGTCGGGTCGTTCCCCAAAAACGCGATCGGAACCGGCAGTATCGCCCCACCGAAGGGAAATCCGTCAATCAAGGACTTTATTGCCGATTTCAGCAATTTCGGATCCGAAATCGACACCACGGGCCCCGGGGTCGAGATCGTATCGACGCTACCTGGAACCGGTCACGGTTCGATGAGCGGAACATCGATGGCGTCGCCGGCGGTGGCGGGATTTGCGGCCTATTTGCTCGCCAAGGATCCAACTTTGAAACAAAAAGTCGGGGCCGCCCGTTCCCGGGCACTGAAGGACGTCTTATATGCGGCTTGCAAGCCTGAGAATTTCGGCCGTGACTATGAAGGGTTCGGACTCCCGACACCCTAG